A stretch of DNA from Halanaerobium saccharolyticum subsp. saccharolyticum DSM 6643:
TTTAATTGCAGGATTGATGACTCCACTTGGTACTTTAATTGGACTAGCAATCTTTAATATTTCTGCAAGTTTAGTTGGAGGGTCACTTGCTTTTGCAGCCGGTGCAATGGTTTACATTGTTAATGATGAATTAGTTCCTCAGTCCAATAATATGCACAGTCACTTTGCTAATGCTGGTATAATGGCCGGTCTATTAATTGGTTTTGGAATATTATAGAGAAAATATTTTTGTTATTTAAACTTAAGAAATTTTAAAAAAGCCCAACTTTAAAGTTGGGCTTTAATTAAATTCAATTACTTAATTCGTTTTTTAATTCTTGATATTCTTCTTTTGATATTTCACCTTTTGCATATCTTAAATTAATAATTTCAAAAACATCTTTATTCTTATTTTCTAATAAATCATTTTGGTTGAAATTAGAATTCGCTTTTTGCTCATTAAATGTATTAATAATAGTATCGAAAAATCCTTTTTTATAAAGAAAAGTGATCATCAAAAAGGCCATTATCGGCATAATAAACATTGGCAGCATCCAGATTCCACTATAGAAAAATGGCATAATCAAATCCCTCCTTTACTTTAATTTTAAAGATGTTACTTCAATTTTTTTATTTTTAATTAATCTGCTCAAGAAAAAGAGCACAGTATCTTCGCTAACCTTTAAAGATTCAGCAGCTTCTCCTGCATCAAAATCATTTTTATCTTCTTGGATATTCTTTAATAAATCGAGTAATTCTTTTTCAACCTGCTCAGCCCATTCTTCAAAAAGCATCTGTACCTCATCGTTTGCCTGCCCAGCTAATTTTGCTGTTTTTTCAACTGAAGCAGTCATTTTTTCACACATTTCCTGTGGACTAAAACCTTTATTCTGCATATTAGACATCATTTTTTTTGCCATATCAGGCATCATATTATTACCCCCATTATTTTCTTTGTTTTCATTACCGCCACAACAACCTGCTGTCATAAATTTTACCTCCATTTTGATATAATTTAATTAATTCACTAAAAAAATACTATTTCCAGGGTGGACAAAATGGTGGAAAAGGAAAAGTAGAATCACTTTTATTTTCTTTCTTTTCAAATTCTCCGTCACTAAAATTAATAAAACTTTTAATTAAAAACAATAAATTTTTATCTGACAGTTTATTAAAAACAAAAGATGATTTTCTGAATTTTTCTATCAAGCCGGCCTCGTTTAAGGCCTTTAAATGAAAAGAAACTAATGGCTGTGATAATTCAGTCACTTTGGTTATTTCTGTAACCGAAAGTGGTTCAGCTTCTAAAGCAAAAAGTATTTTTAATCTATTTTTTTCCGCTAATAATTGGAACAGCTCAGATAATTTATTTATATCCTTATTATTAATTATGATCACCTCAATATAAATTATCGTTTATATAAACTATGATTTATATTATACTTGATAAAATTTGTGATGTCAATAGTCTATATTTAGAATATGATGATTTTTCTTTTAATTATCTTTTATCTATTGTATGATTATAATTAATAACTACTTAAAATAAAAAACGGGAAGATTATATAATTTCGGATAAATAAAAGATTTATATAGAAGGGAGAGATTTGATGGATCCGGTAGTCTTTGCATTTTTGTTGACTCTTTTTGCAGGTTTAGCAACAGGTATTGGTAGTATTTTAGCTTTTTTTAGTAAAACAAGAAACTCTTCTTTTTTATCTATTTCTCTAGGCTTTTCTGCAGGTGTTATGATCTATGTTTCATTTGTAGAAATATTTTTTAAAGCTGAAGAAGCTTTAATTTCATATTATGGTCAGGGAAAAGGCCAGTGGATAACAGTACTTTCGTTTTTTGTAGGAATTTTAATTATTGCTCTAATTGATAGATTAGTACCTGAATATGAAAATCCACATGAACCTCGTTCTGACCGAGATTTGTCTCATTTAAAAGCTGATGATTTTGAAGATAATGAGGAGTTGGAAAGAATGGGAGTTTTTTCAGCTTTGGCAATTGCTATTCATAATTTTCCTGAAGGACTGGCTACTTTTGCAGCAGCTTTAAGTGATCCAGCTTTAGGAATTTCTATTGCAATTGCGATTGCTCTTCATAATATTCCGGAAGGTATTTCTGTATCTGTTCCTATTTATTATTCTACAGGGAGTAAAAAGAAAGCCTTATTTTATTCATTTATTTCTGGTTTAGCAGAGCCTTTTGGTGCTTTGATAGGTTATTTTGTTCTGCGATCACTCTTTAATGATATGGTTTTTGGATTTTTATTTGGTACAGTAGCAGGGATTATGGTTTACATTTCTATTGACGAATTATTACCGACATCGAGAAAATATGGTAAAGAACATCAGGAAATCTATGGTTTTATAGCTGGAATGGGAGTAATGGCAGTTAGTTTGCTTTTATTCTAGAACTTTTGCATTTTAATTGCACAAAATGATTAAGATATAATAATTTATTAAAGATAAATAAAAAATGGAGATGTTAATAATGGTTATTGATTTTTTAAGTAATTTATCACCTATTATGCAGGCACTGCTGGCTACATTATTCACCTGGCTTGTAACTGCTCTGGGAGCTGG
This window harbors:
- a CDS encoding SHOCT domain-containing protein, with amino-acid sequence MPFFYSGIWMLPMFIMPIMAFLMITFLYKKGFFDTIINTFNEQKANSNFNQNDLLENKNKDVFEIINLRYAKGEISKEEYQELKNELSN
- a CDS encoding ArsR/SmtB family transcription factor, with protein sequence MIIINNKDINKLSELFQLLAEKNRLKILFALEAEPLSVTEITKVTELSQPLVSFHLKALNEAGLIEKFRKSSFVFNKLSDKNLLFLIKSFINFSDGEFEKKENKSDSTFPFPPFCPPWK
- the zupT gene encoding zinc transporter ZupT, with translation MDPVVFAFLLTLFAGLATGIGSILAFFSKTRNSSFLSISLGFSAGVMIYVSFVEIFFKAEEALISYYGQGKGQWITVLSFFVGILIIALIDRLVPEYENPHEPRSDRDLSHLKADDFEDNEELERMGVFSALAIAIHNFPEGLATFAAALSDPALGISIAIAIALHNIPEGISVSVPIYYSTGSKKKALFYSFISGLAEPFGALIGYFVLRSLFNDMVFGFLFGTVAGIMVYISIDELLPTSRKYGKEHQEIYGFIAGMGVMAVSLLLF